A portion of the Carya illinoinensis cultivar Pawnee chromosome 11, C.illinoinensisPawnee_v1, whole genome shotgun sequence genome contains these proteins:
- the LOC122281621 gene encoding phosphoribulokinase, chloroplastic, with translation MATCAVYTTQSLNPTCSISTPSKTHLGFHQKQVVFYTTGKKTSKKGSSSSPYVITCATGDSQTVVIGLAADSGCGKSTFMRRLTNVFGGAAEPPKGGNPDSNTLISDTTTVICLDDYHSLDRTGRKQKGVTALDPRANDFDLMYEQVKALKDGTAVEKPIYNHVTGLLDPPELIKPPKILVIEGLHPMYDARVRDLLDFSIYLDISNEVKFAWKIQRDMAERGHSLESIKASIEARKPDFDAYIDTQKQYADAVIEVLPTQLIPDDNEGKVLRVKLIMKEGVKFFSPVYLFDEGSTISWIPCGRKLTCSYPGIKFFYGPDSYFGHEVSVLEMDGQFDRLDELIYVESHLSNLSTKFYGEVTQQMLKLSDFPGSNNGTGLFQTIVGLKIRDIYEQIIASKAKRPVAAKKA, from the exons ATGGCAACTTGTGCAGTGTACACAACCCAGTCCCTCAATCCCACGTGTTCAATCTCCACACCATCAAAAACCCACCTGGGATTTCACCAAAAACAGGTGGTTTTCTACACCACAGGCAAGAAAACCAGCAAGAAAGGCAGCAGCAGCAGCCCATACGTGATAACATGCGCAACTGGTGACTCACAGACAGTCGTGATTGGTCTGGCAGCAGACTCCGGGTGCGGGAAGAGCACCTTCATGAGGAGACTAACCAACGTGTTTGGAGGTGCTGCAGAGCCCCCCAAGGGCGGCAACCCTGATTCCAACACTCTCATCAGTGACACCACCACTGTGATATGCTTGGATGACTATCACTCACTAGATAGGACTGGAAGGAAACAGAAGGGAGTCACTGCGCTTGACCCGAGAGCCAACGACTTTGATCTCATGTATGAGCAGGTTAAGGCTCTCAAGGATGGGACTGCTGTTGAAAAGCCTATTTACAATCATGTTACTGGTCTCTTGGACCCTCCCGAGCTCATCAAGCCTCCCAAGATCCTAGTCATTGAAGGTTTGCACCCCAT GTATGATGCGCGAGTTAGGGACCTGTTGGACTTCAGTATCTATTTGGACATCAGCAATGAGGTTAAGTTTGCATGGAAAATTCAG AGGGACATGGCAGAGCGAGGACACAGTCTTGAAAGCATCAAAGCTAGTATCGAAGCCAGAAAGCCTGACTTTGATGCATATATTG ATACACAAAAGCAATATGCAGATGCAGTGATTGAAGTGTTGCCAACCCAACTCATTCCCGATGATAACGAGGGGAAGGTTTTGAGAGTGAAGTTGATAATGAAAGAAGGGGTAAAGTTTTTCAGCCCAGTTTATCTGTTTGATGAAGGCTCTACCATTTCATGGATTCCATGCGGAAGAAAGCTCACCTGCTCATACCCTGGCATCAAGTTTTTCTATGGCCCTGACTCCTATTTTGGCCACGAG GTGTCTGTGCTGGAGATGGATGGGCAATTTGACAGATTAGATGAGCTCATTTACGTGGAAAGCCATCTAAGCAATCTCTCGACCAAGTTCTATGGAGAAGTGACCCAACAAATGTTGAAGCTTTCCGATTTCCCTGGTAGTAACAATGGAACAGGTCTTTTCCAGACCATTGTCGGGTTGAAGATCAGAGACATCTACGAGCAGATAATCGCTAGCAAGGCCAAACGTCCGGTAGCAGCCAAAAAGGCCTGA
- the LOC122281623 gene encoding protein BASIC PENTACYSTEINE7-like has product MGTYSNRNPMIPEATAGASVPHFTWFYPGSFLSASKNSPNPFQGVQINPQPSLPVGPIRTIAVTPEPMNNIDSATKPAKGRKLKNSVKGSNQVASKVFRPKQTKKTPKTTKGKSMPEGKREKKILNNIHMEKADFDFSMVPPPYCSCTGVARLCYKWGAGGWQSSCCTINISEYSLPMSSTRPGARVAGRKMSNGAYGKLLLRLAAEGRDLTHPVDLKDHWARHGTNKFVIIK; this is encoded by the coding sequence ATGGGGACCTACTCCAATAGAAACCCTATGATACCTGAAGCTACAGCAGGGGCGTCTGTTCCACATTTTACCTGGTTTTATCCAGGGAGTTTTCTCTCTGCATCAAAAAACAGCCCAAATCCTTTCCAAGGAGTCCAAATAAACCCGCAACCTAGTCTTCCTGTTGGCCCCATTCGAACCATTGCTGTCACACCTGAACCAATGAACAACATCGACTCAGCAACTAAACCTGCCAAAGGTAGAAAACTTAAGAATTCTGTGAAGGGTTCTAACCAGGTTGCATCTAAGGTTTTCAGACCAAAGCAAACCAAAAAGACTCCTAAAACGACAAAGGGAAAAAGTATGCCTGAAGGAAAACGAGAAAAGAAGATTCTGAATAATATTCATATGGAAAAAGCAGACTTTGATTTCTCCATGGTGCCTCCTCCATACTGTTCTTGTACAGGTGTTGCCAGATTGTGCTACAAATGGGGAGCTGGTGGATGGCAATCTTCATGTTGCACCATTAACATATCAGAGTATTCTCTGCCCATGAGTTCTACAAGACCTGGGGCTCGTGTGGCTGGGAGGAAGATGAGCAATGGAGCATATGGGAAACTTCTACTGAGACTTGCAGCTGAGGGTCGTGATCTTACTCATCCAGTTGACTTGAAGGACCATTGGGCAAGACACGGTACCAACAAGTTTGTTATAATCAAGTAG